The DNA segment TTTCTTCGGCCACACGTTTCCGTTCTTCTTCCTGTGCACGAAAAAGTTGTGTGGACAGATGTTTGAGGCGTTCCTGATTGTGCTCAAGGTTTTGATAAAACAAGGTGGTTGAGAGTGCATCGGAAATACGGCTGGATATATCCTGGTACATCCGCTTGTCTTCTGGAGACCAACGTCGGGCGCGGGCGCATTGGTGCAATCCCATGAGCCAGGGCCGCCCGACTTTGGGGTGTAGGGCGATGAGCAGGGCGGATTTTGCTGCCGCTTCATCGTGGGCAGCAGCCGGGATATCTTTGACATGATTTTCTTCTCCTAGAGGCAAAGGGTCGCTTGAATTCAATGCAAGCAGACAATTTTCCCTGAGATCTTCGGTGGCAGGCAGGTTGTCCTCTGGGCCGAAGTAGATAGGATATCGGGCATCCACCGAGCGAAAAGGCACACGCCATGATTGGGCATTGGGGTCACAGGGATGGAGCAGCCACGCCTGATCACACTGAAAGATGGTTCGCAGCACTTCCATGAGGCTGTTCATCATTTCGTCAAGGTTGGTGGTCTGCCGGATGGCCTGATCAATCAGTGAAATGTTTTCCAGATAGCTCAGTTGTCGCTTGTCAGAGAAGACACTCTGGTCGCAACTCAGTTTTTCTTTGAGATGAAGACTTTCAAGACGCTGTAACCGGAGTTCATAAAGCAGTTCACTTTTTGTTTTTCGTTCGTCCTGTTTCATGAAGCCCGCCTGGTTTGCTCGCTATCAGAAGTTCAGAGATGTTTAATAATCCAAAAAAAATCAGGGCAATATATGCCAGTTCTTTACGAGGTGCAAGGGGGTTAGTCTGAATCGAATGCCAGCCTGCGGATAATGATATTGGAAACAAGCATGCCATTTTTGGTGAGCCGAAGAAACCCATGGCTGAGGCGAATCAGGTTCTCCCGGTGCAGGGCCGTGATCAGTGACTCATGCCGCTTGATGAGATCATATCCGGCCTGCTTTCTGAAGTCCGCGAGATTCAGCCCCTTGGTTGTCCTGAGGGACAGCATGACGGTTTCCTTGAGGACGTCTTCGTCCGAAAGCGTTTCATGATCGTTGCCTACCAATCCGCCACGAACATAGGCGTCGTATTCATCCATGTATTTGGGATTACTGAATCGTCTCCGCCCTATGGTGGAAACAGCCGACGGTCCCAATCCCAGATAATCGGTGGCTGTCCAGTAGCCGGAATTGTGTGCCGACATGAATCCCATGCGGGCAAAGTTTGAAACTTCGTAGTGCATGTAGCCCACGGATTCGAGAAATTCGGCACCGTAAATGAACATGCGGCCCTGCTCCTGTTCAGATGGCATGGCCAGTTCACCGCCTTCGCCACACAGCTTGTGCATGACTGTTCCTTCTTCCAGAGTCAGATTGTAGGCAGAAATGTGCTCCGGTCGCATGTCACTGATGGTTGTCAACTGTTCGATCCACCCTTTGAGTCGCTGTCCTGGTAGGCCCCATATGAGATCAACTCCAATGTTACCGAAGCCGGCATGCCGGGCTGCATCATATGAAGCGTATGCCATATTCACGGAATGCGGCCTGCCCATGAGATGCAGGTCTTCATCACGCAGGCTCTGCATTCCAAGGGAAAGCCTGTTAAACCCCATGGAAAGCAGAGCACGAAAATAACTGACGTCATGGGCAGAATCGGGATTTGCCTCCAGGCTGATTTCCATGCCGGGAGTAAAGGAAAAAGCAGTCTCCATGGCCTTCATGATTGTGTGCATCTGTTGCAGCGGAATCAGGCTGGGCGTTCCTCCTCCGAAATAGATTGTGGCAAGCTGCGGCTTCTTGAGCCGTTTGCCCCAGAGTTTTATTTCGTCTAGCAACAGTTTGTGATACCAGGCGAATGTGACTTGGTTGAAGGCTTGCGAGTGGAAGGTGCAGTAGTGACATCTCGATTGACAAAACGGGACGTGAATATAGAGTAAAAGTCCCTTTCCTGTCCTTTTGCCAACGGAAACAGTCTCTCCACCAGTGGTGGGAAAGGCGGGTTTGACCGGAACACCCTCGCCGTAAATCGTGCCCATGCTCAATCCTGAATATGCCGTTGTCGGTGAATGACCAAGGCTCCCCAGGTCAGGTAAATCCCTGCCAGCCCCTTGATACCTATCATCAGGAAGGAGATGTCCATGCGACCGGTAACGCCAAGGATGCTGTCATAGAGCAAGCCGGAGCCGTTGATGAGGAGCAGGACCACGGTGCACCATGTCGCCAGCAATTGCCGTTTGTAAGTGAACCAGGCCAAAAGAGGGAGCACAATACAAGCGAGAATGCCGTAAAGAGCTCCATGTGCTTCCTGACCTGCGGGGGCACTCAATGCACCAAGGAGAGCAGTGATGACGAAAAGAGCCAGGATTGTCGTGCGGCGCAGGAAAAATTCCATGAGCATAGTGTGTTTGAAATTCATGGTTATTTCCTCAGTTCCTTCTTGTAGCGTTCATTTTCGCTATAGAGGCATCCACAGTATTGTTGCCTGTAAATACCCCATTCCTTGGACGTCTCAATGCCTTCCTGCCACCCTTCGCGAAAATCATGATAGAGAAAGCGTGTCGTCGGGGTTTCCAAATCTTTGCCCAAGTCGGCAATCTCCTGATGTTTCTGGTATTTTGAATAGAGCAGAGTCGTGGAGAACAGATCGAAATTCCCTTTTCGAGCTATCTGCACAGTGCGCTCCAGCCTGTCTGAATAACAATAAAAACATCGGTTGCCCTCTCGGTGGGCGACAGTGCGAAACCATTTTTGCGGGGCATATTCTCCATCCTTGAGAATAACCCTGACCCCCAGTTTTTCGGCGACTTCCAGGCAGCCGTCCCGTCGCTTTACATATTCTGTCAGCGGATGGATATTCGGATTGTAAAATAATCCTGTGATCTCATGACCGAGGTCAAGCAGGGTTTTCAGCGTCGTGATGGAACACGGTCCGCAACATATATGCAAAAGGAGTCGTTTGTTCATGAAGCGCTCTTTTTCTCTGGATTGGGATAAAACAGTGTGATCGTATTGGCCCTCTTTGTAAAGTGGAAGCCGATGGCGTGCAAAGCATGTTTTGCGGTCTTGAGACTGGAAAAAGGAAATTTCTTCATAAATATCCAACTTTTTCAATCATTATGTAACCCCCTTAATTGTCGACCGAATTGATCCGGATTATGTCTTTTTTGACATAATATGCTGCAAAATTCTTGTTTTAATTTCAAAGAGTTGTATGTTTGGTGTGTCAAACCGTGAGCAGGTTCCAAACCATTGGCATGATAGTATGACCCCCATAGTGTTTTTGTGGAGTGAATACTATTAAAGGGGAAGTGGACGATGCAATTTGATATGGACAAAGCCCAGCGTAGGCTCGACAGGAAAATAGCCCAGCTTCGGACAAAATCATATATTTCAGAAGATGTTATCAGCTTATTGGATGAGGTTGCCCACAGACAATTGCTTGCCAGGGGAGAGGCGAATGTGACTGTGCCCGTGGACCTTGAAATGGCTCCGGTGGAAGCTGTTCTTCAAGGTATGTCCCTAGTGGCCCGTGAAGAATTCCCTTTTGACATTGACCAGGCAACAGCACTGCTCGAAGCCTTCATAGGTATTCTTGTCGCCAAGGGAGGGCCGCTTGGAGATGCTGCCGCAGGGGTCCGGGCCGTTCTCGACTCCGGGGAGCTGACAGCCGAGACACTGTTTCGACATTTTCTTGATGATGATACCCGGTTTTTCGGCATATGGGCAGAGCGCTATCCTGAAGCGCCTAGAACATTGGCGTTTCTTGCCTTTTCTGCCATGATCCCTTCGCTCGAAGCCACCGCGGACGTTTTGGCAGCCCAATTACCGGACATGAAGGTTCCTGTGTCTGGTTCATGTCCGATTTGCGGGAGCCTGCCCTTGATTTCGTCACTGAAGAAAAAGGAAGGGTTGCGCCACGCTACCTGTTCATTCTGTCGTCATGAGTACAGGATCAAGCGCATTGCCTGTCCTGTCTGTGGCGAAGAGGATCAGAAAAAATTGACATTCTTTACCGTTGAAGAAGAACCTGGCTTTCGTGTTGATGTGTGTGAATCCTGTAAAACATACATTAAAACCATCGACTTCCGAGAGCTTGATCGAGTCGCTGTTCCTGTGCTGGATGACCTTGACTCACTCGCGCTCGATTATGTGGCCGCTGGACAGGGCTATCGACGAGCCACTCTTTCCGCCTGGGGATTTTAACGGGAGGGCCTATGTCCACCACAACGCGAGTAGTCACGAACATGCCAGTCATACCACCCAGCTACATACCAGAAACACCGGATGGATTTGATTCGCTGTTGCATGATGATGTCAAGGCGAGAGAATACCTGTTGTCGCTTTCCTGGCCCACGGGGGACGCTTTTTGTCCCCGTTGTGGGCACCGGAAGGTCTATACCCTGTCCGGGGACAGGCTGCGCTGTGCCAGTTGCAAGTATACCTTTCAGCCGTTTTCAGGCCGCTGGATAAATAATGGGGCACTCTCTCCCAGCGAATGGCTCCATCTTGTCTCGCTTTTTGTACAGGAGCAATCCGTTCATCAAATGAAAAAGCAGCTCAAGCTGTCGTATAATACGGTTTATAAAGCGCTGACCGCCATTCGTTTTGCCATTCTTGCCCATGCTATCGATGCCAGACAACTCATCAGTTCGGCAACAGGTCTGAATTCCTATCTCAAGGGAAACCGCCTCACTGGGGGGCCGCGTGAAATGCGTATGGATACCATCCCAGTCTACGGTATTCTGCGTCGTGACGGATTGGTTTTTATTGACTTGGTACCGGGGTTTCAGGCCGAGACGCTTTTTCATTTTCATATGAACTTTCACCTCAAGCTCATCAGGACCGGAAATCTCGTCTACACTGATCGTTACAAAGAGTATGACGCACTTATGTTTTGCGGGAATGAGTCCCTGCCGTATGAGGTTATTCGGCGATATGACGAGCCGCCTCACATCGATGCCGTGGAAGACGAATTCTGGAACTTTGCGCAATCGCGTATCAAACGTTTTCGCGGTATTTCCTGCCAACGATTTCCCCTCTACCTCAAGGAGTTGGAGTTCCGATTCAATAATCGAAGCAAATCCATCACTGAAGTCCTTGCGGCGTATCTTTGTGCCCTGGTGCCGAGTCCTCTGTAAGTCGTTTCAGATATTGATCTCTGCTGAAAGTTCGTCCTCATCTTGGATGAATTGGGTTTTTACATGAAGATTTCTTCGAATATCATAGTCCCTTTGTCAAAGGCACTTCGGACTTTCTCGATTTTTGTCCTCCAAGCCGCCTGGCGATGGGGCCTTGCTTTGTGACTTCCTGAAAATTTTTCTTTTTCTCTCAGCAAAGAGTCTCGATGCGTCCTCGGCAGAAAGGGGATGCAAGGGGCTTCCCCTCCCCCCCAAAAAAAAGGTGAAATCACCTATGTCCCATGTCGTTGCAGGCGGTTTCAATTGCGTCTTTTCACCGTGAGAGCTGGCGTTGAGTGGACCTTTTATTTGAAGAGCGTAGTGATCACTTCGACTTCTCCGCCAGGGAGAATCCCTTGCCCCCCATCGAGAATGGCAACCCCGTGGGCATGGGCGACCGCGAGCATGGGCGGGGTGGCTTTGCTGTTGAGGGGCATTGCCATTAATTCGGTCCCATCTCGTTCCAGAGAGCAGAGCGCGATCCATTGTTGGGGACCGGGGCGAACGGATAATCCTTCCTTGATGCGCGCTGTGATTGGTTGCAAATCGGGCAGGCCGCGCAGACGGTGCAGAATGGGAAGAATGAGAGCGTGAAAACAGGCAAAGACAGCGGCGGGTGGTCCGGGAAGGCCGAAGAGCAGGGTCTGGCCACGAGATGCCGCGAACATGTTACGCCCCGGGCGGATATCAACACGTTCGAAGATGGTGGAAAATCCGGCATCCTGTGCGCTGGAGCGGGCGAAGTCCCGTTCACTTCTGCCTGTACCGCCTGTGGTGATGATCAGATTCGGAAGAGACTTTGAAGAGAGGACAGTTGCCAATTCTCCTTCAATGTCGGGAAGCACGCCGGTTTCAGTGATCCGTGCTCCGCCGTATTCCAGCAATCCTTTTGTCAGGACGAGGTTGTCTGCCGGGAAGCGGGCGGTTTCACAGTGTCGGTCGGCGTGTGTCGGGTCGGAGAGTTCACTTCCAAGAGCGATGATGCGCGCGGTGGGAACGGGGCGGACGTGGATCGAATTGACACGGGTTCGGATCATGACAGCCGCTGCCTGGGGAGTGATACTATTCCCCGAACGCGTAATGATGTCTTCGCGTGCTATTTCCGCTCCGGCGGCTCGGATATACCAGCCGGGGCGGGTTGGTGTCTGAACAAGAATTGTTTTTGAACCGTCTTGCTGGTCGGCAGGAAGTTCTGTGACATCCTCTTCAGCCAGAACGACATCGGCTCCCGGCGGCACCAGACCTCCTGTGAGAACTCGTGCTGCGGTCCCGGATTTCACTGGTTCGGGATGGGTGGATTCGGCGCGTACGGTTTGAGTGACAGTCAGCCGGACAGGCTCCATGGTCGTGGCATTTTCAATGTCTGCTGTCCTCATTGCGTAGCCGTCCCGGACAGAGCTGGGGTGTTCGGGAACGTCGCAATGGGCAAGGATATTGTGGGAAGCAGTCATTCCCACGGACTGGTGAGGCTCGACAGGGACGGCTTCCAGCGGCCGGGCAAAGGTCAGAAGACGTCGAAGTGCTCGGCTGAGGGAAACAGTGCTGTCAGGCATGGTCAAAATCCTTTTATTCGGCCTTTGTCATTATAGACCCAAAAACTGTCCTGCTTGACATTGCCGATCAGTGTGATGCCGGTTTTGCGGGCGAGCTCCACGGAAAAGCTGGTCGCGACTGCCGTGGAAATCATAATCGGAATACCGATGCGCAAGACCTTGAGCAGAATCTCGGACGCGACCCGGCCAGTGGAGACGATCATCTTGTTTTCCACGGAAACATTGTCGAGGAAACACTGTCCGCATATCATGTCAATGGCGTTGTGTCGTCCGATGTCTTCACGAAAGAGGAGCATTTCCTCGGGCGTACAGAGTGATGAATTGTGGCAGCCCCGCGTAGCGTTGTAAAGGGTGGAGCGTTGATGAAGCTCATTGGTCAGGGCGAGTACCTGCTCAGGCGTGACCTGAATTTCGCCTGCCACACGGCGTTTGGAGATAGTGGTGACATTTCGGCCGAAATTGGTGCCCTTGCCGCAGCCGGAGGTGATGGATCGTTCCATGATGCGATCTTTCCAGGGATCGTGGCATGTTTCGACCTCGGCTCTCAGGCGGGAACCTTCATCCCGGATGGTCAGATCCGTAATCTGGTCCGGGCTGGAAATGAACGCGTCGGATTTCAGGAACCCGACCGCGAGGTATTCCGGGTACTTAGCCGTGCACAGCAGGGTCACGACTTCTTGCCCGTTCAGAATGATGGTTAAGGGGACTTCTCGGATGGACTGGATGTTTTTTTTGGAGAAGCCAGCCTTGTATTCATATATTTCGTAATCAGATGATTCCATTTTCTTTCCTCTGACCATGAGTTCAATTCTCTGTCAGCCATGGCGTTTTATCGTAGAGTACCCTATACTGAACCCTGATGACCCGATGCAAAGAAGCACCATTTACCCCAGTTTTCACACTGACGAGGATAGAATATGACTCCCCCCATCATCTGTATTGTCGGCAAAAAAAAGTCCGGGAAAACAACCTTTATCGAGAAGCTCCTCCCCGCGCTCCGGCGTCTCGGTATTTCCGTGGGCACGGTCAAGCACGATGCGCATTCTTTTGAAATGGACCATGAGGGCAAGGATTCGTGGCGACATCGTCAGGCCGGGGCAGAGACCGTGGTTGTCTCATCGCCTTCCCAGGTGGCGGTGATCAAATCCGTGGAGAGCGAGATGTGGCTCAATGAGTTGGCAGAGGAGTTTTTCAGTGACCGGCAACTGATCATTGTCGAAGGGTATTACTTGTCCGATTATCCGAAGATCGAAGTGCACCGGGCTGATGCTCACCAACATCCGCTGTGTGACGTCCAGAATGAGACAGAAAAAAAACTCATGGCCGTGGTTTCCGATACGGCGGTGAATACCGGTCGCCCTATTTTTGGATTGGAAGAAGCCGGAGAAGTGGCCACTTATATAGCCCGGCAGCATTTGGGGTGGGTGCACAATGGAATGTGGGGTGGCAATTGAGCTTCACGGCTTCTTCTGGCGTCCCGGAGGAGTTTCATGTAGCGTGGCGCACCTTTAATATGTGTGCCGAGGGGTATTATGACTGAGAAGAATGGGTTCATGCCGGAGCTTCTGGCTCCGGCCGGGGATATGGAGAAGCTGGAAACCGCCATCCTCTATGGGGCTGACGCCGTCTACCTTGGTGGTGACAGTCTGAATTTACGGGCCGGAGCTGGGGGATTCTCTGCTCCAGGGCTGGTCAGAGGTGTCGAGTTGGCACGGGCCGCCGGGGTCAAGGTCTACTTCACCTTGAATGTTTATCCTCGCGAATCAATGCTCTCCAAGGTTCAGGAATATATAGAAGTTCTTGGTGAATTAAAACCGGATGCGGTTATTGCCGCTGATCCGGGTGTTGTCAGGATGGTTCGGCGGGAGTTGCCGGATATTCCTGTTCATATCTCCACCCAGGCCAATACATCCAATTCCGAGTCCATCCGCTTTTGGCGGGAGTGTGGCGCATCGCGAGTCAATGTGGCTCGGGAACTCCGTTCTCAGGAATTGATGGAAATGCTTGCCATAGCCAGAACTCAGATGCCGGATATGGATTTGGAAGTTTTTGTGCACGGAGCCATGTGCATGGCTGTTTCCGGTCGGTGTTACATGTCCGCTTTTCTCAATGACCGGCCAGGCAATCTGGGCCAATGTTCGCACCCGTGCCGCTATGAATATCGCCCCACTTCCGTGACATTCGAGGAACGGACACGTCCGGGGCAAGGCTTGTGGGAACTGCGTGATTATACGCCGGAAAGCGATGGTGACGAGTTCCTTTTCGAGGAATCCGAAGAATTCGCATTCGAGCCGTTGGAGAATGGTCAGCAGGGACAGTCCATGGCTGATCCCGCGCTGACCATGGGACACAAATCCGGTGGATGGACCAAGATTTTTGCAGCGCAGGACTTGTGTCTGATGCATTATCTTGAATGGTTTTCCCGTATGAAGGTCGCCTCGGTCAAGCTTGAAGGACGGACAAAAAGCTCCGCATATCTGGCCCAGGTGGTGGATGCCTACAAAACAGCACTCACGGATATTCCCAAGGGGGAATTCAGGCCGGAGAAATACCTTTCCGAAGTCATCAATGCGGCTTCGAGGCCGCTGACGACCGGTTTTTTTGATCCAGATCGATGTGGTGCCATTGCCATGCCACCGGATGAAGGGGAAAAAAGGCCGGTTTTGGGCCGGGTATTGAGTCGGCTTGAGGAGAGCAAATGGTTGATTCAGACCAAGGCCCGTTGGAAGACGGATGAGGACATTGAATTGTTGATCCCTGGTCTTATCCGCCCACGCATCTCGCCTGAAGATTATGGTGTGGAAAATTCCCTGGGTCAGGGAATTGAAATATCTCATCCTGGTCAACAGGCTCAATTCATGTGTGATTATCCCGAGATCAAGCCCGGTATGTTCATCCGTAAACCATGGGATATGGATGACTTGGATTAAAAGGCTTTTGGGTTTCTTTTTATCATTTGTCGCGCCTGGGCCAATTCCTCGGGGTGATTGACATTGAAGAAGGATATCAACTCGGGGTCTCCGGCCATGAGATCGGTTACAGGGACCTCACGGACACGGACCTGATCAAAGAATCCCACTATCCTGAAGTTTTCCTGGCGCAACTGGGCATCGATCATTTCGAGGCATCGCTTCGAGTAGACTGCACAGAGAGGCTCCCTGTAGCCATCTTCCTTGATGGGAATGACGACATCGTCATCGGGAGTCACCTTGGTCAGGAGTCGCTGGACCAGGCCGGGACGAAGAAAAGGGGTATCGCAGGCGGCAAAGAACCCGTGGGATGAATTCATGGCCTTGAGCCCCGCATGGATTCCGGTGAGGGAACTGCGCGCCTGAAAGTGATCCAACGCCACAGGGACACCGTACGAAGAGAAATCTTTTGTGTCCCGCGCAGCTATAATGACCTCATCGAAAAGT comes from the Pseudodesulfovibrio piezophilus C1TLV30 genome and includes:
- a CDS encoding GAF domain-containing sensor histidine kinase, translated to MKQDERKTKSELLYELRLQRLESLHLKEKLSCDQSVFSDKRQLSYLENISLIDQAIRQTTNLDEMMNSLMEVLRTIFQCDQAWLLHPCDPNAQSWRVPFRSVDARYPIYFGPEDNLPATEDLRENCLLALNSSDPLPLGEENHVKDIPAAAHDEAAAKSALLIALHPKVGRPWLMGLHQCARARRWSPEDKRMYQDISSRISDALSTTLFYQNLEHNQERLKHLSTQLFRAQEEERKRVAEEIHDELGQAALAIKMGVENALYLMHDDAPESMRRSLQSSSNLAKNMVEKMRRMQTSLYPPTLRDFGAITALNGFLGDFTNIYTNMTVKRSIHVTEERIPKPLRVTVFRLAQEALYNAAKHSHGDEVTVILDYLGSHLFLEIIDNGIGFDPNKTIRYPDKRLGLGLTSMRERAEMSGGVMEIDSTPGRGTIIRSIWRLPQEEQPSPSLEET
- the hemW gene encoding radical SAM family heme chaperone HemW — translated: MGTIYGEGVPVKPAFPTTGGETVSVGKRTGKGLLLYIHVPFCQSRCHYCTFHSQAFNQVTFAWYHKLLLDEIKLWGKRLKKPQLATIYFGGGTPSLIPLQQMHTIMKAMETAFSFTPGMEISLEANPDSAHDVSYFRALLSMGFNRLSLGMQSLRDEDLHLMGRPHSVNMAYASYDAARHAGFGNIGVDLIWGLPGQRLKGWIEQLTTISDMRPEHISAYNLTLEEGTVMHKLCGEGGELAMPSEQEQGRMFIYGAEFLESVGYMHYEVSNFARMGFMSAHNSGYWTATDYLGLGPSAVSTIGRRRFSNPKYMDEYDAYVRGGLVGNDHETLSDEDVLKETVMLSLRTTKGLNLADFRKQAGYDLIKRHESLITALHRENLIRLSHGFLRLTKNGMLVSNIIIRRLAFDSD
- a CDS encoding epoxyqueuosine reductase QueH, giving the protein MNKRLLLHICCGPCSITTLKTLLDLGHEITGLFYNPNIHPLTEYVKRRDGCLEVAEKLGVRVILKDGEYAPQKWFRTVAHREGNRCFYCYSDRLERTVQIARKGNFDLFSTTLLYSKYQKHQEIADLGKDLETPTTRFLYHDFREGWQEGIETSKEWGIYRQQYCGCLYSENERYKKELRK
- a CDS encoding formate dehydrogenase accessory protein FdhE, which codes for MQFDMDKAQRRLDRKIAQLRTKSYISEDVISLLDEVAHRQLLARGEANVTVPVDLEMAPVEAVLQGMSLVAREEFPFDIDQATALLEAFIGILVAKGGPLGDAAAGVRAVLDSGELTAETLFRHFLDDDTRFFGIWAERYPEAPRTLAFLAFSAMIPSLEATADVLAAQLPDMKVPVSGSCPICGSLPLISSLKKKEGLRHATCSFCRHEYRIKRIACPVCGEEDQKKLTFFTVEEEPGFRVDVCESCKTYIKTIDFRELDRVAVPVLDDLDSLALDYVAAGQGYRRATLSAWGF
- a CDS encoding transposase, with translation MPVIPPSYIPETPDGFDSLLHDDVKAREYLLSLSWPTGDAFCPRCGHRKVYTLSGDRLRCASCKYTFQPFSGRWINNGALSPSEWLHLVSLFVQEQSVHQMKKQLKLSYNTVYKALTAIRFAILAHAIDARQLISSATGLNSYLKGNRLTGGPREMRMDTIPVYGILRRDGLVFIDLVPGFQAETLFHFHMNFHLKLIRTGNLVYTDRYKEYDALMFCGNESLPYEVIRRYDEPPHIDAVEDEFWNFAQSRIKRFRGISCQRFPLYLKELEFRFNNRSKSITEVLAAYLCALVPSPL
- a CDS encoding molybdopterin molybdotransferase MoeA, whose amino-acid sequence is MPDSTVSLSRALRRLLTFARPLEAVPVEPHQSVGMTASHNILAHCDVPEHPSSVRDGYAMRTADIENATTMEPVRLTVTQTVRAESTHPEPVKSGTAARVLTGGLVPPGADVVLAEEDVTELPADQQDGSKTILVQTPTRPGWYIRAAGAEIAREDIITRSGNSITPQAAAVMIRTRVNSIHVRPVPTARIIALGSELSDPTHADRHCETARFPADNLVLTKGLLEYGGARITETGVLPDIEGELATVLSSKSLPNLIITTGGTGRSERDFARSSAQDAGFSTIFERVDIRPGRNMFAASRGQTLLFGLPGPPAAVFACFHALILPILHRLRGLPDLQPITARIKEGLSVRPGPQQWIALCSLERDGTELMAMPLNSKATPPMLAVAHAHGVAILDGGQGILPGGEVEVITTLFK
- the fdhD gene encoding formate dehydrogenase accessory sulfurtransferase FdhD, giving the protein MESSDYEIYEYKAGFSKKNIQSIREVPLTIILNGQEVVTLLCTAKYPEYLAVGFLKSDAFISSPDQITDLTIRDEGSRLRAEVETCHDPWKDRIMERSITSGCGKGTNFGRNVTTISKRRVAGEIQVTPEQVLALTNELHQRSTLYNATRGCHNSSLCTPEEMLLFREDIGRHNAIDMICGQCFLDNVSVENKMIVSTGRVASEILLKVLRIGIPIMISTAVATSFSVELARKTGITLIGNVKQDSFWVYNDKGRIKGF
- the mobB gene encoding molybdopterin-guanine dinucleotide biosynthesis protein B; translated protein: MTPPIICIVGKKKSGKTTFIEKLLPALRRLGISVGTVKHDAHSFEMDHEGKDSWRHRQAGAETVVVSSPSQVAVIKSVESEMWLNELAEEFFSDRQLIIVEGYYLSDYPKIEVHRADAHQHPLCDVQNETEKKLMAVVSDTAVNTGRPIFGLEEAGEVATYIARQHLGWVHNGMWGGN
- a CDS encoding peptidase U32 family protein is translated as MTEKNGFMPELLAPAGDMEKLETAILYGADAVYLGGDSLNLRAGAGGFSAPGLVRGVELARAAGVKVYFTLNVYPRESMLSKVQEYIEVLGELKPDAVIAADPGVVRMVRRELPDIPVHISTQANTSNSESIRFWRECGASRVNVARELRSQELMEMLAIARTQMPDMDLEVFVHGAMCMAVSGRCYMSAFLNDRPGNLGQCSHPCRYEYRPTSVTFEERTRPGQGLWELRDYTPESDGDEFLFEESEEFAFEPLENGQQGQSMADPALTMGHKSGGWTKIFAAQDLCLMHYLEWFSRMKVASVKLEGRTKSSAYLAQVVDAYKTALTDIPKGEFRPEKYLSEVINAASRPLTTGFFDPDRCGAIAMPPDEGEKRPVLGRVLSRLEESKWLIQTKARWKTDEDIELLIPGLIRPRISPEDYGVENSLGQGIEISHPGQQAQFMCDYPEIKPGMFIRKPWDMDDLD
- the mobA gene encoding molybdenum cofactor guanylyltransferase, yielding MPNQSKITGIILAGGLGTRMGTVKKALLEVGGKTILRRLLDVYTPLFDEVIIAARDTKDFSSYGVPVALDHFQARSSLTGIHAGLKAMNSSHGFFAACDTPFLRPGLVQRLLTKVTPDDDVVIPIKEDGYREPLCAVYSKRCLEMIDAQLRQENFRIVGFFDQVRVREVPVTDLMAGDPELISFFNVNHPEELAQARQMIKRNPKAF